The window AAACAATGCATTCTGCGAAATGTCAGGCTATTCAGAAAAAGAGTTAATCAACATGAATTTTCAAGACTTGACACATCCAGATGACCGAGGCATCGGGGCCAAGGTTATGAGGGATATCCTTGAGGGGGGAAAAAAGACTGCATCTTTTGAGAAGAGGTATGTCCACAAGGATGGTCATGTATTTCATGTTGAACTACAAACGACGCTAATTTATGATGATGAAGCAGAGCCACTATACTTCTTCACGCAGGTTAATGATATTACCGAAAGAAAAATCGCACAACAGCAGCTGGAAAGGCTGAATAACGAGCTAGAGCAGAGAGTTAAAGAGAAAACAAAGCAACTTAAACAAGCCCAAGAGAAGTTGGTGAGAAGAGAAAGGCTCGCCGCCATTGGTGAGCTCAGTGGAGGCATTGCCCATGAATTGCGAAACCCCCTTGGGGCAATCAAGAATAGTGTTTATTTCCTGAAAATGGCGATTGAGGAACCTGATGAGGATATAGAAGAGACATTACAGATTTTGGAAGATGAGGTCAAACATTCAGTCGATATAATTGAGAGTCTGCTAGAATTTTCAAAGCCAAAGCCGCCCACTAGGATGAAGGTTAACATCAACGAAGTCCTGAATGGGCTGGTAGAAAAGACTGAAATTCCTGACAATATCAAATTGTCGATAGATTTCAAAGAAGAGGCTCCAATTCTGCTTGCAGACCCAGTCCAACTTGAGAGAGTGTTTGGTAATCTAATCGGAAATGCCATCGAGGCTATGCCCAAGGGTGGAAGGCTTGATTTGGCCACTGTGTGCTGCCCAGATGGAAAAATCCAGGTTAAAGTGAAAGATACAGGTACAGGAATACCAGAAGATAATCTAGAGAGTATCTTTGAGCCACTATTCACAACGAAAGCGAAAGGAATCGGGCTGGGACTGTCTATTGTGAATTCAATTGTTGAAGCTCATAGTGGTTCAATCAGTGTTGAAAGCGAAGTTGGAAGAGGCACTGTCTTTACTGTTGAGCTACCTCTTCCGGGGGCGAAATGAGATGAAAGACAAGGAAACTCGGATTCTGATTGTTGATGACAAGAAAAGCATGACTTCATCTATGTCACGAGTTCTTAACAGAATGGGATATGAAGTTGAAACTGCTAGCAGTGGACGCGAGGCAATTGAAATAGCGAAAGGACCAAAACAATTTGATATCGTATTCCTAGACATAAAAATGCCGGTCATGAATGGTGTTGAAACATACAAGAAGCTGAAAACAATAATCCCTGACGCCGCGGTTATTATGATGACAGCATATGCAGTTGAAGACCTTATTCAAGAAGCTCTTGAGGAGGGTGCCTTCGGAGTTATCTACAAACCACTTGATCTTGAGAAAGTGGGAAACAAAATAGAGAAAGCTTTAGAGATGGAGAAAGGGGCTCTAATACTCATTGTGGATGATGATCCTAATGTTCGAAGGAGTTTTGACAAAGCTCTAACAAAGAAGGGTTATTCTGTAGTTACTGCGGAGAGCGGAGAGGACGCGGTGGAATTAGCGGCCAAAGAAGAATTTGATGTGTTATTCATCGATCTCAGACTGCCTGAAATAAATGGCCTTGAAACCTATCTCAAAATCAAAGAGACGGATCCTTCGACTGTTGCAGTAATTGTGACTGCTTATGCACAGGATATGAATAAAATGGTTGAACAAGCACTTCTTCAAGACGCATATTCATGCATGCAAAAACCAATCGATCTTGCCGAGGTAAGCGATTTGGTAAATCTTGTCATGGAAGCAAAAAAGGAGTAGAATCCATTCATGGAAGCAATCGAGACTGAGAAAGCTTCAATACTGGTAGTCGACGATAATCGAAGTGTTTGTAGTGTTTTGAAGAAAATCCTCACGAGAAAAGGATATGATGTAAGGACAGTAGGTAGGGGAGAAAAAGCTGTCAATCTAGCAAAAAATCTAGATTTCAGAATTGCCCTCATTGATTTGAAGCTGCCAGATATTGAGGGTAGAAAGCTGATGGATAGAGTGGCGAAGATTGCTCCTGAGATGGATGTTATCGTGATAACTGGACATGCTTCAGTTGAAACTGCTGTAGATACTCTGACAAGCCGTGCGGTCTATTATGTTACGAAACCTATTGATATGGATCGTCTGCTTGAAGTTATCAGAAAAACCTTGGAAAGGCAAAGACTACAAAAGAAAAAGGAGGACACACTCAACCATTTGAGGGCCAAGAGTAACCAGCTTAGTGATGTTGTCCATACCATCTCTCACGATTTGAAAGCCTCACTCCAACTGATTATGAGCTATGCTGATTTGGCAAAAGCGGAGTGTGATAGTCCGGACATAGAAGCCATTGCCCAGCTAGCTGGCAAAATTACCGAGATGATGGACAGGTCTGTTAAGCTTGCAGATGAGGGATTAGTCGTTAAGAAAACAGACC is drawn from Candidatus Lokiarchaeota archaeon and contains these coding sequences:
- a CDS encoding PAS domain S-box protein, with translation MENLENKMAFAQAALDNAVYGVAFSDSQGKLTYVNDAFREMWGYDENEKILGTSGMEFWKSKEKAQRIMKEVREKGHWIGEIAAKRHDGSTMHVQLSAHRVMENNVPSGMMASFVDITARKKAEEDLRQLNEELEERVAIRTRELQETNKKLTERMKERNTLLAVIDNLRDYDKSIEEALQNLITPIEKGWQYPNSTAVKIVFRDKEYSSSKFKETPWVLESCAKTRNGEEINFQIAYLDKKPEEEIGPFLKEEHKLLETIAKETADALSARKVLDALRESESLLRIAIEKAAIGMVRVRPDGTFVSANNAFCEMSGYSEKELINMNFQDLTHPDDRGIGAKVMRDILEGGKKTASFEKRYVHKDGHVFHVELQTTLIYDDEAEPLYFFTQVNDITERKIAQQQLERLNNELEQRVKEKTKQLKQAQEKLVRRERLAAIGELSGGIAHELRNPLGAIKNSVYFLKMAIEEPDEDIEETLQILEDEVKHSVDIIESLLEFSKPKPPTRMKVNINEVLNGLVEKTEIPDNIKLSIDFKEEAPILLADPVQLERVFGNLIGNAIEAMPKGGRLDLATVCCPDGKIQVKVKDTGTGIPEDNLESIFEPLFTTKAKGIGLGLSIVNSIVEAHSGSISVESEVGRGTVFTVELPLPGAK
- a CDS encoding response regulator; protein product: MEAIETEKASILVVDDNRSVCSVLKKILTRKGYDVRTVGRGEKAVNLAKNLDFRIALIDLKLPDIEGRKLMDRVAKIAPEMDVIVITGHASVETAVDTLTSRAVYYVTKPIDMDRLLEVIRKTLERQRLQKKKEDTLNHLRAKSNQLSDVVHTISHDLKASLQLIMSYADLAKAECDSPDIEAIAQLAGKITEMMDRSVKLADEGLVVKKTDRVNLKQVVMETASTMTTHDVEFRIGHLPVVKGDETKLAQVFLNLFRNAIEHAQPNHISVTMVDYEDELDILVTNDGKPIPDEYRHNLFDRGISSKGSEGGLGLFIVRRVVEGHGWTIELADEPDTTFRITVPKNELVV
- a CDS encoding response regulator translates to MKDKETRILIVDDKKSMTSSMSRVLNRMGYEVETASSGREAIEIAKGPKQFDIVFLDIKMPVMNGVETYKKLKTIIPDAAVIMMTAYAVEDLIQEALEEGAFGVIYKPLDLEKVGNKIEKALEMEKGALILIVDDDPNVRRSFDKALTKKGYSVVTAESGEDAVELAAKEEFDVLFIDLRLPEINGLETYLKIKETDPSTVAVIVTAYAQDMNKMVEQALLQDAYSCMQKPIDLAEVSDLVNLVMEAKKE